In Spirosoma aureum, a single genomic region encodes these proteins:
- a CDS encoding glycoside hydrolase family 127 protein, producing the protein MTNILTFREAKWPGTYKLVVACLVCSLSSQAQYAGQASDKQKISIKAPIKAYSFNLQDVRITKGPFKENMDREGQWLLSLPVERLMHSFRVNAGMNTPKTGSLTKMPKPLGGWEGLDMELRGHSIGHILSGLSLQYASTGNEAFRKKGDSLVAALGDVQKVLNQEGYLSAYPQQYIDRNIAATSVWAPWYTLHKLFAGLTDMYTYAGNQQALDIETRMASWAAKKLSPLSPEQLQKMLRNEFGGMNDAFFNLYAVTANPDHLKLAQLFYHKAALEPLENGKDNLNKLHANTVIPKLVGEARDYELTGNEKAKTAATFFWNTVIRDHTYAHGGNSDKEHFFEPGKISEHLTGNTSETCNTYNMLKLTRHLFTWSADEKYADYYEQALYNHILGQQDPVSGMVCYFTPMKPGAYRLYSTPDQSFWCCVGSGFESHSKYGESIYYHDDKGIYVNLFIPSEVNWADKGVKITQETNYPEEETTRLTIQTKETVRMPIYLRYPAWATAGATINVNGKALKIAQQPGSYIIIDRTWKDGDRVEIKYPMSLRLVATPDNPKVAAIAYGPVLLAGEMGKENMKGTAPFHDPEDPYQYYGYDYAIPASVSHTINTQGKKITDWLKPVAGKPLTFETTNTTEGKVVEMEPYYKVHRQRYVVYWDLN; encoded by the coding sequence ATGACGAATATCCTGACTTTTCGCGAAGCAAAATGGCCTGGTACGTATAAACTAGTTGTAGCTTGTCTGGTCTGTTCGCTGTCGTCGCAGGCGCAATACGCTGGTCAGGCCAGCGACAAACAGAAAATATCCATAAAGGCTCCAATCAAAGCGTATAGCTTTAACCTTCAGGATGTTCGGATAACGAAAGGACCGTTTAAGGAGAATATGGATCGGGAAGGCCAGTGGCTGCTTTCGTTACCCGTCGAACGACTGATGCACAGCTTTCGGGTTAACGCTGGTATGAATACGCCCAAAACCGGTAGCCTCACCAAAATGCCGAAACCACTGGGCGGCTGGGAAGGGCTGGATATGGAGTTGCGGGGACATAGTATCGGCCATATTTTGTCGGGGCTGTCGTTGCAGTATGCGTCTACCGGTAATGAAGCATTCCGTAAAAAAGGCGATAGCCTGGTTGCGGCTCTGGGCGACGTGCAAAAGGTATTGAATCAGGAAGGGTATCTGAGTGCTTATCCGCAACAGTACATCGATCGGAATATTGCAGCTACAAGCGTGTGGGCCCCCTGGTATACCTTGCACAAACTATTTGCTGGCCTCACCGATATGTATACCTATGCCGGTAATCAGCAGGCGCTCGACATCGAAACCAGAATGGCTTCCTGGGCGGCAAAAAAGCTGTCGCCACTGAGCCCGGAGCAATTACAGAAAATGTTGCGGAACGAGTTTGGCGGCATGAATGATGCTTTTTTTAACCTGTATGCCGTTACCGCAAACCCGGATCACCTGAAACTGGCTCAGTTGTTTTACCACAAAGCTGCGCTCGAACCACTGGAAAACGGGAAGGATAATCTGAATAAACTACATGCCAATACGGTGATTCCTAAACTGGTCGGCGAAGCGCGGGACTATGAACTGACGGGTAATGAGAAAGCGAAAACAGCCGCTACTTTCTTCTGGAACACGGTCATTCGGGATCACACGTATGCCCACGGCGGCAATAGCGATAAAGAACACTTTTTCGAGCCGGGAAAAATCTCGGAACACCTGACGGGTAACACCAGCGAAACCTGCAATACCTACAACATGCTTAAGCTGACCCGGCATTTGTTTACCTGGTCGGCCGACGAGAAATATGCCGATTATTACGAACAGGCTCTCTATAACCACATTCTGGGTCAGCAGGACCCCGTGTCAGGAATGGTGTGTTATTTCACCCCCATGAAACCGGGTGCCTATCGACTCTATAGCACACCCGATCAGTCGTTTTGGTGCTGTGTCGGATCGGGTTTTGAAAGCCATTCCAAGTACGGTGAGAGTATTTACTACCACGACGACAAAGGCATTTACGTGAACCTCTTTATTCCGTCGGAAGTAAACTGGGCTGACAAAGGAGTGAAAATTACGCAGGAAACAAACTATCCGGAAGAAGAAACCACCCGACTAACGATCCAGACAAAAGAAACTGTTCGGATGCCGATTTACCTCCGTTATCCTGCCTGGGCAACAGCCGGAGCGACGATAAACGTGAATGGTAAAGCCCTGAAAATTGCACAGCAACCGGGTAGCTACATCATCATCGACCGGACCTGGAAGGATGGGGATCGGGTAGAAATTAAGTATCCAATGAGCCTACGATTAGTCGCCACACCCGACAACCCAAAGGTAGCAGCCATTGCCTACGGCCCCGTGCTGTTGGCAGGCGAAATGGGCAAGGAGAATATGAAGGGCACGGCTCCGTTTCATGATCCCGAAGATCCTTATCAATATTATGGCTACGATTATGCCATTCCAGCCAGCGTGAGCCATACTATCAATACCCAGGGAAAGAAGATTACCGACTGGCTGAAACCGGTTGCCGGGAAACCCTTAACATTTGAAACCACCAATACCACTGAAGGGAAAGTAGTGGAAATGGAGCCCTATTACAAAGTGCATCGACAACGCTACGTGGTGTACTGGGATCTGAACTAA
- a CDS encoding helix-turn-helix transcriptional regulator, with protein sequence MRSSKSFFIFLKNRTISTANRLMPANRNALVRYKTLDACLRNRQRRWTLDDLIETVSEALYEYEGIDKGISRRTVQADLQLMRSDKLGYFAPIVIIDKKYYTYEDPTYSITNIPLSDGDLSRMNEAVEVLKQFKGFSHFKALNEVVQKLEDHVYSTAKKSAPVIDFEKNDYLKGLHWLDDLYQAVIQKRTLLLQYQSFSARSPQTFLFHVWWLKEYKNRWFAVGIRDGKGYIMNLALDRMLSVTIAPDIDYVPNYGIDPDVHYTDVIGVSVSENMRPSKVLLFVNRLHAPYVETKPLHHSQQVVERTADGIVIQLIVQHNFELEKEILGFGEGMRVLQPERLRRVIRQRLQAGLDGYNPETIDRPISPDETSSF encoded by the coding sequence TTGCGTAGTTCAAAAAGTTTTTTCATTTTTCTGAAAAATCGAACCATTTCAACGGCGAACCGTCTGATGCCTGCCAATCGAAACGCTCTTGTTCGTTACAAAACTCTGGACGCCTGTCTGCGCAATCGGCAGCGCAGGTGGACACTTGATGACCTGATCGAAACGGTTTCGGAAGCTTTGTATGAATACGAAGGGATCGACAAAGGCATCAGTCGACGCACCGTTCAGGCCGATCTTCAGCTGATGCGCAGTGATAAACTGGGGTATTTCGCCCCTATCGTTATCATCGATAAAAAATATTATACCTACGAAGATCCTACCTACAGCATCACGAATATTCCACTATCGGATGGTGATCTGTCGCGAATGAACGAAGCTGTTGAAGTACTCAAGCAGTTCAAGGGATTTTCGCACTTTAAGGCACTCAATGAAGTGGTTCAAAAGCTGGAAGATCATGTGTATTCGACGGCTAAAAAGTCGGCTCCCGTCATTGATTTCGAGAAAAATGACTACCTGAAAGGTCTTCACTGGCTGGATGATCTGTATCAGGCCGTTATTCAGAAACGTACACTTCTACTTCAGTATCAATCGTTCTCAGCGCGATCTCCACAAACATTTCTCTTTCATGTGTGGTGGCTGAAAGAGTATAAAAACCGCTGGTTTGCTGTGGGCATTCGGGATGGAAAAGGATATATCATGAATCTGGCACTCGATCGAATGCTGTCTGTAACCATCGCCCCCGACATCGATTATGTGCCTAACTACGGCATCGACCCCGATGTTCACTACACGGACGTTATCGGCGTATCGGTCAGCGAAAACATGCGCCCTAGTAAGGTTTTGCTGTTTGTCAACCGACTACACGCGCCCTATGTCGAGACCAAGCCTCTCCACCATTCGCAACAGGTAGTCGAACGAACCGCCGATGGTATCGTTATTCAACTGATCGTACAGCACAATTTTGAGCTAGAGAAAGAAATACTTGGTTTCGGCGAAGGGATGCGCGTTCTCCAACCCGAGCGACTCCGCCGGGTCATTCGACAGCGTTTGCAGGCCGGACTGGATGGGTACAATCCTGAAACGATCGATCGGCCGATCAGTCCTGACGAGACTTCTTCGTTTTAA
- a CDS encoding AraC family transcriptional regulator yields the protein MYDIVKNLKLGLLHIGFIQLDERWQYDNVISPFSRLYLITDGEGWVWHNGQKFVLRPGSLYLIPSFTYSRYHCDRFLEQYYISFFDEMSEGLSIYDLKSMAYETYANELDYRLMERLLTLNPGRTIKEADPKTYDNRPEVLSFNQPKPNQSTSQYVETHGILLQLFSRFFASENDQDRQRAKGFHQLAGVLQYIDSHLHEKLTVEQLASNANLNADYFSRLFLSIVGTRPVDYIINKRLERAQLQMMTSSSALKEIAESVGIPSIYYFSRLFRRRFGIPPGQYRETIWTM from the coding sequence ATGTACGACATCGTCAAAAATCTGAAGTTGGGTTTGCTTCACATTGGGTTTATCCAGCTAGATGAACGATGGCAATATGACAACGTGATCAGTCCTTTTTCCCGGCTTTACCTCATCACGGATGGCGAAGGGTGGGTGTGGCACAACGGACAGAAGTTTGTGCTGAGACCCGGCTCGCTGTACCTGATTCCGAGCTTCACTTACAGCCGTTATCATTGCGACCGGTTTCTGGAACAATATTATATCAGTTTCTTTGATGAAATGAGTGAAGGCTTGTCGATCTACGACCTGAAGTCAATGGCGTATGAAACGTACGCCAATGAACTGGATTACCGACTAATGGAACGCCTGCTGACGCTGAATCCTGGGCGAACGATTAAAGAAGCGGACCCTAAAACGTACGATAATCGTCCAGAAGTATTGAGCTTTAACCAACCCAAACCGAACCAGTCGACAAGTCAGTACGTTGAAACGCACGGCATATTGTTACAGCTTTTTTCGCGTTTTTTCGCATCTGAAAATGACCAGGATCGGCAACGGGCGAAAGGATTTCACCAATTAGCGGGGGTCTTACAATACATCGACAGCCATCTCCACGAAAAACTTACGGTCGAGCAACTGGCCAGCAATGCCAATCTGAATGCCGATTATTTCTCGCGTTTGTTTCTGAGTATCGTGGGTACACGTCCCGTCGATTACATCATCAATAAGCGATTGGAACGCGCTCAGCTTCAGATGATGACTTCGTCCAGCGCCCTGAAGGAAATCGCCGAATCAGTTGGTATCCCGAGCATTTATTACTTTTCGCGGCTGTTTAGACGACGGTTTGGGATTCCGCCCGGTCAGTATCGGGAAACGATCTGGACCATGTAA
- a CDS encoding glucuronyl esterase domain-containing protein translates to MANMKRISLAFSTCYLLTLALQAQSLPLPDPLVLNKGSRITTAKQWHTQRRAELLELFANEMYGHSPGKPTQMTFEVFDTDTKALGGKATRKQIAVFFNGKHDGPRMDVLLYIPNQVKGPVPAIVGLNFWGNHSINPDPGIRIATSWMESSRGNPYIDVSCVVNHCSTEACRGINARQWPVDSLLNRGYALVTAYREDIATDEPANKFTTGVHPLYPEFQNRADNFGTVAAWAWGLSRIMDYLQTDRAIDSKRVAVFGWSRLGKAALWAGATDPRFALVISNESGAGGAKLFHRGVGENIRRLCTVFPHWYCGNFKKYMDQDTLLPFDQHMVISLIAPRPVYVASAIQDKGSDPEGEFDGAKAASQVYQFLGTEGLPTSTMPALNQSVQGQIGYHIRSGGHDVTSYDWAQYLLFTDKHFKTKKSRQD, encoded by the coding sequence ATGGCAAACATGAAACGAATAAGTCTTGCCTTCTCGACCTGTTACCTGCTAACGCTGGCTCTACAGGCACAATCGCTTCCATTGCCGGACCCGTTGGTTCTCAACAAGGGAAGCCGGATTACTACCGCGAAGCAATGGCATACGCAGCGACGGGCCGAACTCCTTGAACTCTTCGCCAATGAGATGTATGGCCATTCGCCGGGCAAGCCCACCCAGATGACATTCGAAGTGTTCGATACGGACACTAAAGCGCTGGGTGGTAAAGCCACCCGCAAACAAATAGCCGTTTTTTTTAATGGCAAACACGATGGGCCACGCATGGACGTGTTGCTGTACATTCCCAATCAGGTAAAAGGACCTGTTCCCGCTATCGTTGGACTAAACTTCTGGGGGAATCACAGCATCAATCCTGATCCCGGTATTCGAATCGCTACGAGCTGGATGGAATCGAGTCGGGGGAATCCGTATATCGACGTGTCCTGTGTTGTCAATCACTGCTCTACCGAAGCATGCCGGGGCATCAACGCCCGGCAATGGCCTGTTGATAGCCTTCTGAACCGGGGTTATGCGCTCGTAACAGCCTACCGGGAGGATATTGCCACCGATGAACCAGCCAACAAATTTACGACGGGGGTTCACCCTCTGTATCCGGAATTTCAGAATCGGGCCGACAATTTCGGTACCGTTGCGGCCTGGGCGTGGGGCCTGAGCCGAATTATGGATTACCTGCAAACCGATCGGGCGATTGATAGCAAACGGGTTGCCGTATTTGGCTGGTCGCGATTAGGGAAAGCTGCTTTATGGGCGGGCGCAACCGATCCGCGTTTTGCGCTGGTTATCAGTAATGAATCGGGTGCCGGTGGGGCCAAATTATTTCACCGGGGTGTGGGCGAAAACATCCGGCGATTGTGCACTGTTTTTCCGCATTGGTACTGTGGCAATTTCAAGAAATACATGGATCAGGATACGCTGTTGCCTTTTGATCAGCATATGGTTATTTCGCTCATTGCGCCCCGCCCGGTTTATGTGGCCAGTGCTATACAGGACAAAGGATCTGACCCCGAAGGCGAATTTGACGGGGCTAAAGCGGCCAGCCAGGTATATCAGTTTCTGGGAACGGAGGGCTTGCCAACGTCCACAATGCCCGCCCTGAATCAATCGGTACAGGGCCAGATCGGGTATCATATTCGATCGGGTGGCCATGACGTTACCAGTTACGATTGGGCACAGTATCTGCTCTTTACCGATAAACACTTTAAAACGAAGAAGTCTCGTCAGGACTGA
- a CDS encoding heparinase II/III domain-containing protein: MKSVLVSILAWIALSLSVQAQKPSHPYLFFSKERLETLTNRIKTDTAIARNWNDIRQEADNLLTNGDRGDGQARTKIEWLALAYLMTTEKKYADKVKDVLIRLCSQSTWSNQEMMNRNPPWTSDLQTADRCWSVAIGYDAIYNTLSKDERKIIVDGVVRNGIKPALNDWVFPDTRIHTLNSMGHNWWSACVDMAGIASLAILDDQPEAADWVETVSKASEEWMRFSGDQLQAKPRTFDRTGGMYESVNYASFGSSEYLFFRLAYANTFPGKKQPDLGALKKLDDFFAHVSYPRTGPLYSLNFGDGDLTVSADRPVKLLYALGSDNPNDLWYMNQLTNGQHREGLFPNMPIGLVYQPDMSKAPKLPNLATSALFADMNWASMRNSWERDATMLGVKSGYTWNHSHADANSFILFHKGEDIIKDAGNSSYGSKDYPGYFFQSQAHNVILFNGKAQPTEQQYNGSPLNGKLSELMDAGDMKYIMANGTGPTSANFSRNFRHYLWLDKVILIIDDVKAYETGKFQWLLHPGGESKKVGGDINIVKGKSSVLVRPLFPETLVQTGFDHDFPEKMKLTEVTAPKARDPQHPTEIYYSIDYPEPVKQTKFITAIILKDTPDDKDLPIIERLHSETMQGVRIKQHGKITEVYLNLLADGRIMHLNSVNQFNGWDTDAYLFGITYPDHTDRQRGRGSSPTVAGPDEVNDYFMAYGSYVRKNQETVFSSLSKVFMMARKDGNKLNLILQGQPLINASFRFQKMPDSFFLNHQPVKPVYDKGQLRVRVENGN; this comes from the coding sequence ATGAAATCAGTACTTGTTAGCATACTCGCCTGGATCGCGCTATCGCTCTCCGTTCAGGCTCAAAAACCGTCGCACCCGTATTTGTTCTTCAGTAAAGAGCGATTAGAGACGCTGACTAATCGCATCAAAACCGATACGGCAATTGCCCGTAACTGGAACGACATCAGGCAGGAAGCCGATAACCTGCTGACAAACGGTGACCGTGGCGACGGCCAGGCACGAACGAAGATCGAGTGGTTAGCCCTGGCCTACCTGATGACCACTGAGAAGAAGTACGCCGATAAAGTCAAAGACGTACTGATCCGGTTATGTAGCCAGTCCACCTGGTCGAACCAGGAGATGATGAACCGGAATCCGCCCTGGACATCGGACCTTCAAACGGCGGATCGATGCTGGTCGGTGGCCATTGGCTACGATGCTATTTACAACACGCTCTCTAAAGACGAACGGAAAATCATCGTCGACGGCGTTGTGCGCAACGGTATTAAACCAGCACTGAATGACTGGGTTTTTCCCGATACCCGCATCCATACACTCAATTCGATGGGCCACAACTGGTGGAGTGCCTGCGTCGATATGGCGGGTATAGCTTCTCTGGCCATTCTCGATGACCAGCCCGAAGCCGCCGATTGGGTCGAAACGGTATCGAAGGCATCGGAAGAATGGATGCGGTTCAGTGGTGATCAGCTTCAGGCCAAGCCCAGAACGTTTGACCGTACGGGAGGCATGTATGAAAGTGTGAACTACGCTTCTTTCGGCTCGTCGGAATACCTGTTTTTTCGGCTGGCCTACGCCAATACCTTTCCGGGGAAAAAACAACCTGATCTGGGTGCCTTGAAAAAACTGGACGATTTCTTTGCGCACGTTTCTTACCCGCGTACGGGGCCGCTGTATTCACTGAATTTTGGTGACGGTGATTTAACCGTTTCAGCCGATCGGCCAGTGAAGCTGCTGTACGCGCTTGGTAGCGATAATCCCAACGATCTGTGGTATATGAACCAGTTAACAAACGGTCAGCATCGGGAGGGATTGTTTCCGAATATGCCGATTGGTCTAGTCTACCAGCCCGACATGAGTAAAGCTCCAAAACTTCCCAATCTGGCAACTTCGGCGTTGTTTGCCGACATGAACTGGGCCAGTATGCGGAACTCATGGGAGCGCGACGCGACGATGCTGGGCGTAAAGTCGGGTTATACCTGGAACCATTCGCACGCCGATGCCAATTCGTTTATCCTGTTTCATAAAGGAGAAGACATTATTAAAGATGCTGGGAACAGCTCGTATGGATCGAAAGATTATCCAGGCTATTTCTTTCAGAGTCAGGCTCATAACGTGATTTTGTTTAACGGGAAGGCACAGCCGACAGAGCAGCAGTACAACGGATCTCCGTTGAATGGTAAACTCAGCGAATTGATGGATGCGGGCGACATGAAATACATTATGGCCAACGGTACGGGTCCAACATCAGCCAACTTTTCCCGGAACTTCCGGCATTATCTCTGGCTGGACAAGGTGATTCTGATTATCGACGATGTGAAAGCCTACGAAACAGGTAAATTTCAGTGGCTTCTGCATCCGGGAGGAGAGTCAAAAAAGGTTGGTGGTGATATCAACATTGTGAAGGGAAAATCGTCGGTATTGGTACGCCCGCTTTTTCCTGAAACGCTGGTACAGACGGGCTTCGACCATGATTTCCCGGAGAAAATGAAACTAACTGAAGTGACAGCGCCGAAAGCCCGCGACCCACAGCATCCGACCGAAATCTATTATTCGATTGATTATCCCGAACCGGTGAAGCAAACGAAGTTCATCACGGCCATTATTCTAAAAGATACGCCTGACGATAAAGATCTGCCGATTATTGAACGGCTGCACAGCGAAACCATGCAGGGGGTGCGGATTAAACAACACGGAAAAATCACGGAAGTTTACCTGAATCTGCTGGCCGACGGTCGAATCATGCACCTCAACAGTGTCAATCAGTTTAACGGATGGGATACTGACGCGTATCTGTTCGGAATTACGTACCCCGACCATACCGATAGACAGCGGGGCCGCGGATCATCCCCAACGGTGGCTGGCCCCGATGAGGTAAATGACTATTTCATGGCCTACGGGAGTTATGTTCGGAAAAATCAGGAAACGGTATTTAGCTCATTGTCGAAAGTGTTTATGATGGCCCGCAAAGACGGCAATAAGCTGAATCTGATCCTACAGGGCCAGCCGCTGATCAATGCCAGTTTCCGATTTCAGAAAATGCCCGATTCCTTTTTTCTCAATCATCAGCCTGTAAAGCCGGTGTATGATAAAGGGCAATTACGGGTGCGGGTTGAGAACGGGAATTAG
- a CDS encoding glycoside hydrolase family 97 protein, translating into MRTENILIRTVLTIFLLTIRVFIPSIYAAPKIYQATSPDGKTRIELTVNEQKNLTYRVLLNNAPVLDWSALGLQLKLIALGPNTSILKHTQRTNNEQFAWPLGENDQIQNNYREIVLDCRSGAFLYKLIARVFDGSVAFRYVLPKQKGYVNALIISEKTTFNLADSYTIYQYNEETVFTPVTLDALTKTCDFPATLTNGKLFLSIGEAGNDTYTKAELTKGAIVNSLGVAFHKDSVNTAADFQTPWRTISVATSAIGLHQFSDLPLRLTPPVKEMANWIKPGKLIRSSLTTQAGLDCIDFAVKHNFQYIMFDAGWYGAEFRGSSDPTKPIPAIDMPKVIQHGKENNIGVILYVNRVGLRAKLDTILPLYKKWGVAGLKFGFVDGLSQEGISWLAGAIKKVYEHGFILDIHDNYKPTGLSHSYPNLLTQEGIRGNENNPDAFHNTVLPFTRFLAGAADYTFCYPNSNRFFTDNLYKTKLQVSKGQQLALSVVYFSPLQAIFWYGNPHDYNDDQETEFFKLVPTVWNESRYLTGEIGKHISVARRKGKTWYVGSAAGLADWNGSLQLDFLEKGKAYMATIYEDDTAGGINKRTIVVKQGDTFPITLKAKEGQAILITPQS; encoded by the coding sequence GTGAGAACAGAAAACATCTTGATCCGAACCGTACTAACCATCTTTCTTCTGACTATTCGCGTTTTTATTCCATCGATTTATGCCGCTCCGAAAATCTATCAGGCGACATCTCCCGATGGCAAAACCCGAATTGAACTGACGGTTAATGAACAGAAAAACCTGACCTATCGCGTTCTGTTAAACAATGCTCCAGTGCTGGACTGGTCGGCGTTGGGGTTGCAGCTTAAACTCATTGCCCTGGGGCCAAATACATCGATTCTGAAGCACACGCAGCGAACAAATAACGAGCAGTTTGCCTGGCCGCTGGGTGAAAACGATCAGATTCAGAACAATTACCGCGAGATCGTTCTGGATTGTCGTTCCGGGGCTTTTCTGTACAAACTCATTGCCCGCGTTTTCGACGGATCTGTGGCATTTCGGTATGTACTGCCGAAGCAGAAAGGTTATGTTAACGCGTTGATTATAAGTGAGAAAACTACATTTAATCTGGCAGACTCGTATACCATTTACCAGTACAATGAAGAAACCGTTTTCACCCCCGTTACCCTTGATGCTCTGACCAAAACCTGTGATTTTCCGGCAACGCTGACCAATGGCAAACTCTTTCTCTCCATTGGTGAGGCTGGCAACGATACGTATACGAAAGCGGAGTTGACCAAAGGAGCCATAGTTAACTCGCTGGGCGTGGCATTTCACAAGGATTCGGTCAATACGGCTGCTGATTTTCAAACGCCCTGGCGAACCATCAGCGTGGCAACTTCGGCCATTGGCCTCCACCAATTCAGTGATTTGCCACTTCGGCTGACTCCACCAGTGAAAGAAATGGCAAACTGGATAAAACCGGGGAAACTTATTCGATCATCGTTAACCACGCAGGCCGGGCTGGATTGCATCGACTTCGCGGTAAAACACAATTTTCAGTACATCATGTTCGATGCCGGTTGGTACGGGGCCGAATTCCGGGGTAGCTCCGATCCAACAAAACCCATTCCGGCCATCGACATGCCGAAGGTGATTCAGCATGGTAAAGAGAACAACATCGGCGTTATATTGTATGTCAATCGGGTAGGACTTCGGGCCAAGCTGGATACCATTCTGCCCCTTTATAAAAAATGGGGAGTTGCCGGGCTTAAATTCGGATTCGTAGATGGACTGAGTCAGGAAGGTATAAGCTGGCTGGCGGGTGCTATTAAAAAAGTGTACGAACACGGTTTTATTCTGGACATTCACGACAACTACAAACCTACCGGATTAAGCCATTCCTACCCGAATCTGCTCACACAGGAAGGCATACGCGGTAATGAAAACAACCCCGACGCCTTTCATAATACGGTGTTGCCTTTTACCCGGTTTCTGGCTGGTGCGGCTGATTACACCTTTTGCTACCCAAATTCCAACCGATTTTTCACCGATAACCTGTATAAGACTAAATTGCAGGTTAGCAAAGGGCAGCAACTGGCCTTGTCGGTCGTGTACTTCAGCCCGTTGCAGGCTATTTTCTGGTATGGAAATCCCCATGATTATAACGACGATCAGGAAACGGAATTCTTCAAACTTGTACCAACAGTCTGGAATGAAAGCCGATATTTGACTGGTGAAATTGGCAAGCACATCAGCGTAGCCCGTCGAAAAGGCAAAACATGGTATGTAGGATCAGCGGCTGGTCTGGCAGACTGGAACGGTTCATTGCAACTTGATTTTCTGGAAAAAGGGAAAGCCTATATGGCAACAATTTACGAAGACGATACGGCGGGCGGAATCAACAAGCGGACTATAGTGGTAAAACAAGGCGATACGTTTCCGATAACGTTAAAAGCCAAAGAGGGCCAGGCCATACTAATAACCCCCCAATCGTAA
- a CDS encoding SGNH/GDSL hydrolase family protein, producing MPRKLPRRTFLHVSALSGLAPDLTLSHYDRKDEETGLVFLFQGDSITDGNRGRNADPNHIMGHGYAFSIASRIGADFPENGFTFYNRGVSGNKVSDLQKRWQADTLDLKPNVLSLLIGINDTAAVVNKPAEAISSEQFETAYRQLLTDSKSQNPSTLFVLGIPFVYPVGKRKENWELWRDDTTKRQEVVRKLTTEFDAVLVDYPTVFDKAMKNTPAEYWIWDGIHPTVFAHELMAREWIKQVSSRLRFLKKYR from the coding sequence ATGCCCCGTAAACTACCAAGGCGTACATTCCTTCACGTATCGGCATTGTCCGGTTTAGCACCTGATTTAACGTTAAGTCATTATGATCGGAAAGACGAAGAAACCGGACTAGTCTTTCTTTTTCAGGGCGACTCGATTACGGATGGAAACCGGGGCCGGAATGCCGATCCAAACCATATCATGGGACACGGTTATGCCTTTTCAATAGCCAGTCGAATTGGAGCCGACTTTCCGGAAAATGGATTCACGTTTTATAACCGGGGTGTTAGCGGCAACAAAGTGTCTGATTTGCAGAAACGCTGGCAAGCCGATACACTGGATCTTAAACCCAATGTGCTGAGTCTATTGATTGGCATCAACGATACTGCTGCTGTCGTGAATAAACCAGCCGAAGCCATAAGTAGCGAGCAATTCGAAACCGCCTATCGTCAACTGCTCACCGACAGCAAAAGTCAGAATCCTTCTACGCTGTTTGTACTGGGTATTCCCTTTGTATATCCAGTCGGCAAGCGTAAGGAGAACTGGGAACTCTGGCGCGACGACACGACCAAACGACAGGAGGTCGTTCGTAAACTGACCACCGAATTTGATGCGGTTTTGGTGGATTATCCGACTGTATTCGACAAGGCGATGAAAAATACTCCGGCAGAATACTGGATATGGGACGGTATTCATCCGACGGTATTTGCGCACGAATTAATGGCCAGGGAGTGGATTAAACAGGTAAGTTCGCGGCTTCGATTCCTGAAAAAATACCGGTAG